The proteins below are encoded in one region of Sulfolobus islandicus Y.N.15.51:
- a CDS encoding zinc ribbon domain-containing protein, giving the protein MPKICPRCGYVNPDDANYCVKCGYPLSPQPPSPLQPDRLTTAFNIFTKNLSLILPPIIMLIIELVLAGILAAITGGIFFISPTAALVTALIFSVILGIVYALIFSITVHTTTFMAQDSARGIKPNTSSAFGNAMNTLSKLSSIIIVLVILGLLLGFTRFLGVLWIVLGLAGIPLFIISSATVLNRPMSLTEAINWYSRAFNVDGAASAVILVGSLLSLIPIVNIFTIPYTAILTYIMVRDIS; this is encoded by the coding sequence ATGCCTAAAATTTGTCCTAGATGTGGATACGTAAATCCGGATGATGCAAATTATTGTGTAAAATGCGGTTATCCTCTTTCGCCTCAACCTCCAAGTCCATTACAACCTGATAGGCTAACTACAGCATTCAATATTTTCACCAAAAACCTTTCACTCATATTACCTCCTATAATCATGTTAATAATTGAACTAGTATTAGCTGGTATTTTAGCTGCAATAACTGGTGGAATTTTCTTCATTTCACCAACTGCTGCTTTAGTTACTGCACTAATTTTCAGCGTAATATTAGGAATTGTATATGCACTAATTTTCAGTATTACGGTTCATACGACCACTTTCATGGCTCAGGATTCTGCTAGGGGAATTAAGCCAAATACAAGTAGTGCATTTGGTAACGCCATGAATACCTTAAGTAAGTTATCTAGTATTATTATAGTATTAGTAATCTTGGGACTATTACTAGGATTTACTAGATTTTTGGGAGTTCTTTGGATTGTATTAGGACTAGCTGGAATACCACTTTTCATAATTTCGTCAGCAACTGTACTTAATAGACCTATGAGTTTAACCGAGGCAATAAATTGGTACTCAAGAGCATTTAATGTAGACGGTGCAGCATCTGCAGTAATTTTAGTTGGATCTTTACTTAGCTTAATACCAATTGTAAATATATTCACCATACCATACACTGCAATTTTAACCTACATCATGGTAAGGGACATAAGTTGA
- a CDS encoding COG1361 family protein, which translates to MQKYKKGLENALVTVLLILVAIAAVSLVSYYFFGVLRHSMITTGLSISNVQMVGGIITGDLINQGASNITSITIQVHPQNNGTVISNYTNSSLNIPPGQSYAFTLPVPKAIEGNNYVITVIVKYNNGQTYATSVEVIDE; encoded by the coding sequence ATGCAAAAGTATAAAAAAGGCTTAGAAAACGCTTTAGTTACTGTATTGTTAATATTAGTTGCAATAGCTGCGGTTAGCCTTGTCAGTTATTACTTCTTTGGCGTACTTAGGCATAGTATGATCACTACTGGACTAAGTATAAGTAATGTCCAAATGGTTGGGGGGATTATAACTGGAGATTTAATAAACCAAGGAGCTAGTAATATAACCAGTATTACAATTCAAGTACATCCTCAAAATAACGGTACGGTTATATCGAACTATACTAATTCTAGTTTAAATATACCTCCTGGGCAATCATATGCCTTTACATTACCTGTACCTAAAGCAATTGAAGGCAATAATTACGTTATTACTGTGATTGTTAAGTACAATAACGGACAAACCTATGCTACATCGGTAGAAGTTATTGATGAGTGA
- a CDS encoding type II/IV secretion system ATPase subunit has protein sequence MTTIKYFIFIFLNRYMVLIGKKKSHNKFEELSYYLQSIDESGIISLRASLENHNIVEHYSLKNFDVEVYIVEKEGIGYYLVNEPQLDQREEKILLAILDGLIYSPTTVVSNKQIDVEKLQEDVLKISAKLGVVGDVKRNLKKYMYYITREIKYSVLQVPMSDPFIEEIELVSPTTPISVVHSRHSEWPRLETNIILGSELKVRRIVERLASLGGRSVSTATPLQDFMLHEGHRVAVSYGEEISRGTTFNIRKFPEKPLTIIDLVYKYGTLSELMAVYLWIIAEAKLFTFLVGPSGSGKTTALNSLLMLLNPLAKYLTIEDTPELKLPHKYWIQFYTRPSNYEGSKDISYYELVRLSLRYRPDYIIVGEVRGKEIEWLVQAVASGHGGLTTFHGSNHVDLITRISGLLGQDLSLQFKQLISVIAIIKRIETENRKMNRKIISIVENDGNGFREVFKYDYERKSFLPNNSKEIGSIQLEKARELLGWSKDKLYKEIENRLLLIRGLAERGVYDYDALAKELVKYYINGDRGG, from the coding sequence GTGACTACAATAAAGTATTTTATTTTTATTTTTTTAAATAGGTATATGGTACTTATTGGTAAAAAGAAATCACATAATAAATTTGAAGAATTATCCTATTATCTACAATCGATTGATGAATCGGGAATAATATCTCTTAGAGCTAGCTTGGAAAATCACAATATCGTAGAGCACTATTCTCTAAAAAACTTTGACGTTGAAGTTTACATTGTCGAAAAAGAGGGGATTGGTTACTATTTAGTAAACGAACCTCAGCTTGATCAGAGAGAAGAAAAGATCTTATTAGCGATTCTTGACGGTTTAATATATTCTCCCACAACTGTGGTTTCTAATAAACAAATTGACGTGGAAAAACTACAAGAAGATGTATTGAAAATTTCAGCTAAATTAGGAGTAGTAGGTGACGTAAAGAGAAACTTAAAGAAATATATGTACTATATAACTCGAGAGATAAAATATTCAGTCCTACAAGTACCAATGAGTGACCCTTTTATCGAAGAGATAGAACTAGTATCCCCAACGACACCAATTTCAGTAGTCCATAGCAGACATAGTGAATGGCCTAGATTGGAGACTAATATCATTTTAGGGAGTGAGTTGAAGGTTAGGAGAATAGTAGAGAGGTTAGCATCTTTAGGTGGGAGAAGCGTAAGTACAGCTACACCATTACAAGATTTTATGTTACACGAAGGTCATAGAGTTGCAGTGAGTTACGGTGAGGAAATAAGTAGAGGAACGACATTTAATATAAGAAAATTCCCAGAAAAGCCTCTAACGATTATTGACTTGGTTTACAAGTATGGTACATTAAGCGAGCTAATGGCAGTTTACTTATGGATAATTGCCGAGGCTAAGCTATTTACATTTCTCGTAGGCCCAAGTGGTAGCGGAAAGACCACTGCATTAAACTCACTATTAATGCTACTTAATCCATTAGCGAAATATTTAACGATTGAGGATACACCGGAGCTAAAATTACCTCACAAATATTGGATACAATTCTATACTAGACCTTCAAACTATGAAGGGAGTAAGGATATCAGTTATTATGAACTAGTCAGACTCTCCTTAAGATATAGACCAGATTACATTATAGTAGGGGAAGTAAGAGGGAAAGAAATAGAATGGCTAGTTCAAGCTGTTGCCAGTGGTCATGGTGGGCTCACAACATTTCATGGGTCTAATCACGTTGACTTAATAACTAGAATTAGTGGGTTATTGGGTCAAGATCTATCGTTACAATTTAAACAGCTAATTTCAGTGATTGCAATCATAAAGAGAATTGAAACCGAGAATAGAAAGATGAATAGGAAAATAATATCTATTGTTGAAAATGATGGAAACGGATTTAGGGAAGTATTTAAATATGATTATGAAAGGAAGAGCTTCCTTCCCAATAATTCAAAAGAAATTGGTAGCATACAGCTGGAAAAAGCTAGAGAATTATTAGGCTGGAGTAAGGATAAGTTGTATAAGGAGATAGAAAATAGACTATTATTAATAAGGGGGCTTGCTGAAAGGGGAGTTTACGACTACGACGCATTGGCAAAAGAGTTAGTTAAATATTATATAAATGGTGATAGGGGTGGCTGA
- a CDS encoding type II secretion system F family protein produces the protein MAERRIKLASIISYDFLFLVLLAGLLDLIITLFRERILYVISSFFQYIVINPSVALGDALGFLFVLQASLLGLFIGGIVILSISFTINLTRIRSEYEEGVPLSTILKSRIITSSRLGFIANWISERTKRYINASADLESPTEVGVRYVAYFLISLLLVIPISLALSIILLSPLPFLLLLFPFIFIFYPEQKYKSRAREVRDSIQDEIPFFVTLITIINASGTTIYEGMRKIVQFPLFKAMKKEALLIIRDIDFFGKSPLDALEHRARLTFNRDYSWFLAGYTSIIRSGGDIEAYLFQKAREFLNWLQFRWRFYSERTSFLGELIVILFLIFPMFLIVLAFFTNGAVISFLLVIPILFGTILYTITTSNRPRYMDNIGLNKIQLLMAFLAALLIAGTVEILLNEIYYAIGLGLLVFSITSTIFMYNQIREINDVENSLPQFLRDITEFRKIGYDLSRAIKTLAGEKKYRREFNRVLDEIVKQDSMGIPITRAKINTRSWLGKFSLTTVQILIEGGAVRPDLLEYLTEFTLNFIQSKREAFSRMRAYQVLGILTPILLIATILIAIVIISSFTVVTLPASTLGVPQFPNIITQFILSSFILAEMFIFILMSTFAIGLLVAKALYGTVQYMIMPLIGLVLALLSIHFFSVLEPIILRFFSI, from the coding sequence GTGGCTGAAAGAAGAATTAAATTGGCTAGCATAATCTCATATGATTTCTTGTTTCTAGTTTTACTAGCGGGTTTACTAGATTTAATCATTACGTTATTTAGAGAACGAATTCTATACGTAATTTCTAGTTTCTTTCAATATATAGTAATCAACCCTTCAGTAGCTCTTGGAGACGCATTAGGTTTTCTATTTGTCCTTCAAGCATCGCTTTTAGGTCTATTTATTGGTGGTATAGTTATTTTAAGTATAAGTTTTACAATAAATTTAACACGGATAAGGAGTGAATATGAAGAGGGTGTTCCTTTATCAACTATTCTGAAGTCTAGGATAATTACAAGCAGTAGATTAGGTTTCATAGCAAATTGGATAAGCGAGCGTACTAAGAGGTATATTAACGCAAGTGCTGACTTGGAAAGTCCTACTGAAGTCGGTGTTAGATACGTCGCATATTTTTTGATCTCATTACTTCTCGTAATACCGATATCACTAGCACTAAGTATAATATTACTGTCTCCACTACCATTTCTATTATTACTTTTTCCGTTCATTTTTATCTTTTATCCAGAACAGAAATACAAAAGTAGGGCTAGGGAAGTAAGAGACAGCATCCAAGATGAGATCCCTTTCTTTGTGACCTTAATTACTATCATTAACGCCAGCGGTACGACTATATATGAGGGAATGAGAAAAATTGTGCAGTTTCCATTATTTAAAGCTATGAAAAAGGAAGCATTGCTCATTATAAGAGATATAGATTTCTTCGGAAAATCTCCACTTGACGCTTTAGAGCATAGAGCTCGATTAACGTTTAATAGAGATTACTCTTGGTTTTTGGCAGGTTATACTTCGATTATAAGGAGTGGTGGCGATATTGAAGCATACCTTTTTCAAAAGGCTAGAGAGTTTCTTAATTGGCTCCAGTTTCGTTGGAGGTTTTACTCAGAAAGAACCTCATTCCTAGGAGAATTAATAGTAATCCTATTCCTCATTTTCCCCATGTTCTTAATTGTATTAGCGTTCTTCACAAATGGTGCAGTTATATCGTTCTTGCTTGTAATACCAATATTATTTGGTACAATATTATACACAATTACAACTAGCAATAGACCTCGATATATGGATAATATAGGTCTTAACAAGATACAGCTGCTAATGGCCTTTCTTGCTGCACTTCTAATAGCGGGAACAGTTGAAATACTTCTTAATGAAATATATTACGCAATTGGTTTAGGACTATTGGTGTTCTCTATAACCTCAACAATATTCATGTACAACCAAATAAGAGAAATTAATGACGTAGAGAACTCACTACCGCAATTTCTGAGAGATATTACAGAGTTCAGAAAGATAGGTTACGATCTAAGTAGGGCTATTAAAACATTGGCTGGGGAAAAGAAATATAGAAGGGAGTTTAATAGGGTTCTAGACGAGATAGTAAAACAAGATTCCATGGGGATTCCAATAACTAGAGCTAAAATAAACACTAGAAGCTGGTTAGGCAAGTTCTCTCTTACCACTGTTCAGATATTGATAGAGGGCGGTGCAGTAAGACCAGATCTATTAGAATATCTAACTGAATTTACACTTAACTTTATACAATCCAAGAGAGAAGCATTCTCAAGGATGAGAGCCTATCAAGTTTTAGGAATTCTGACACCTATCCTCCTAATTGCCACTATACTTATAGCGATTGTAATCATTAGCTCATTCACAGTAGTAACTTTACCGGCAAGCACCTTGGGCGTACCTCAATTCCCAAACATAATTACCCAATTTATTTTATCTTCGTTTATCCTAGCTGAAATGTTCATATTCATTTTAATGTCGACTTTCGCCATAGGATTACTGGTAGCTAAAGCACTATATGGTACTGTACAATACATGATAATGCCGTTAATTGGGTTAGTCCTCGCATTACTCTCAATACACTTCTTTAGCGTATTAGAACCAATAATCTTGAGATTCTTCTCGATATAA